A stretch of DNA from Methanogenium sp. S4BF:
AAAAGAAAAATGAGAAAGAAACTCAGACAGATAACGTCTCTTTTAGTTGATCCCATACCATCAACCGTTCAACAACGTGTTGATTGAGGGAAAACGGCTTCTCCGACTCTGCGTTCTTTTTCATATAATGCAATGAACCTTTTGAGAAACCCAGTTTCTTCCAGTCAGCATACGAAATGCTGAGTATCTTCCTGCGTATCTCATCCGTATCAACCCTGTCAACCTGATACTCCGGCTTCATGAAACTCACCGACTGTTTCTTCCCGGTCAGATACTGCGCCAGCTCCCTGCCCTTCAGCACCATCACATAACTCCACATCAGCTCTTTGCCCTGATACTCAACCGTCTTGTTGAACCATGCGTTGACCTCTTCTGTCATCTTGCGTGCACCCGTGGGCCGTAATCTCAGTGCATAGCTCTCCGTCCTGATAAAATCCTTCGCGGTCATCGCATCGCGCTCAACGAGGTTGATAACTGCCAGGTCAACAAGAAACCGAAACAACTCCTGCATATCATAAGCCAGACTGTTCTTGCCGGATTGCATCTCATGAAGGAATCCCACATGTGCATCAAGACCAACACTGTTGATGACCCTGAGACACTCTGCTTCGAGAAGGGCATACCCATAATTCAGCATGCAGTTGACCTGATCTCCCGCTCCTGAGGGC
This window harbors:
- the cas1 gene encoding CRISPR-associated endonuclease Cas1, translated to MKFLLLNGHGISMKVDRAHLHITDGRFSTEEEPAKYVFHPQRIDIDSIVIYGRSGNLSLEAIRWLVKHNVQVSILDWDGTMLTTMLPPESVQVKTKFVQYHAFDDKKLRLKLAKKFIESKFDRTQIVLDYLHQRYPGVDPVIPYEPKSLKDAKLIREVMGVEGAVAQHYWKQFAKVIPEKYEFESRTGRYHTRPSGAGDQVNCMLNYGYALLEAECLRVINSVGLDAHVGFLHEMQSGKNSLAYDMQELFRFLVDLAVINLVERDAMTAKDFIRTESYALRLRPTGARKMTEEVNAWFNKTVEYQGKELMWSYVMVLKGRELAQYLTGKKQSVSFMKPEYQVDRVDTDEIRRKILSISYADWKKLGFSKGSLHYMKKNAESEKPFSLNQHVVERLMVWDQLKETLSV